A region of Pyxidicoccus parkwaysis DNA encodes the following proteins:
- a CDS encoding macro domain-containing protein: MSQLILKLRDLNSAMVLAWRKAFLGCEGVEVSGGDIFGERADAIVSPANSFGYMDGGIDLVYSQYFGWDLQTRLQERLRAEHHGELPVGSALIIDTRHAEIPWLVSAPTMRIPMAVQDTVNAWLAFRATLRAVQAHNAVNPRKPIQSLLCPGLCTAIGRMPPERAARQMRKAWDVVVLGQPWPPPTPGATLQAHFDLVD, translated from the coding sequence ATGTCCCAGCTCATCCTCAAGCTTCGCGACTTGAACAGCGCCATGGTATTGGCGTGGCGCAAGGCCTTCCTCGGCTGTGAAGGCGTGGAGGTCTCCGGCGGAGACATCTTCGGCGAGCGCGCGGATGCCATCGTCAGCCCGGCCAACAGCTTCGGCTACATGGATGGCGGCATCGACCTGGTCTACAGCCAGTACTTCGGCTGGGACCTCCAGACGCGCCTCCAGGAGCGCCTGCGCGCCGAGCACCATGGAGAGTTGCCCGTGGGCTCGGCGCTCATCATCGACACGCGCCACGCGGAGATTCCGTGGCTGGTCAGCGCCCCCACCATGCGCATCCCCATGGCCGTGCAGGACACGGTGAATGCGTGGCTGGCCTTCCGCGCCACGCTGCGCGCGGTGCAGGCACACAACGCGGTAAATCCTCGCAAGCCCATCCAGAGCCTCTTGTGCCCCGGCCTGTGCACCGCCATTGGCCGCATGCCGCCCGAGCGCGCCGCGCGGCAGATGCGCAAGGCGTGGGACGTCGTCGTGCTGGGACAGCCGTGGCCGCCTCCCACGCCGGGGGCCACGCTCCAGGCCCACTTCGACCTGGTGGACTGA
- a CDS encoding M4 family metallopeptidase, which translates to MAEKRLRGAVGVVWLSLMMGACTEAPSPDKPRDAAVVRSSPERLDGLQVVASDADGVPTFINGPLGAVPTGAAAVGSIQAEQLRPVLEGVAPLFRLRPDDLYLKKAYVGFDGDAHFRYGVRRNDVDILGGELRLHARDGAVFAVNTNARGDLSAPERASIPAEVAVSAAKNDRASPPGATASGEPRLVYWRDGGQLVLAYEVRIQGTGADGAPVDDSVLVNARNGDVFEHLPRIHSALVRRVFDGNGGPGRAEGEAPVANALVNIAYDHLGAVYRCYKELFGRESYDGAGAPLISTVYRNHPYVNVFWDGTQLVFGDAGGLTDDQLSRAVDVAAHEVTHGVTDVESGLIYAGEAGGLNESMSDIFGAVCEWHSKGKVVDANTWLFGEDIWTPDIPGDAIRYMHNPQLDGSSLDHYSDYTSGTDVHYSSGISNLAFYLLSQGGLHPRLPGQIPVTGIGIEKAARIFYKANVDLLLPSSNFWSAYDATQQAALQLGYDLETRASITRAWRAVGVGFIDIPPEPEIEKDHPIILAGAFGSQMRFLANVPEGVRNLKFTITGGTGDADLYVRFGISPSTTVYDCRPYKTGNEEECLFPAPAAGRWWVMVRGFSAYSGVTLKMTWEGGYVPLEPGVEVTGLAGDPGSSRVFTVQVPEREDGGERNVHVRLRGAGNADLYVQRAAAPTPSAYDCRGMNEHSTENCNLNGVAPGKYYVEVFGAREGYWDGSLLVTYD; encoded by the coding sequence ATGGCTGAGAAGCGATTGCGCGGTGCCGTGGGTGTGGTCTGGCTGTCTTTGATGATGGGCGCCTGTACGGAGGCGCCTTCCCCGGACAAGCCCCGGGACGCGGCGGTGGTGCGCTCCTCTCCGGAACGCCTGGACGGCCTCCAGGTGGTGGCCTCGGATGCGGATGGCGTTCCCACGTTCATCAACGGCCCGCTGGGCGCGGTGCCTACCGGGGCCGCAGCGGTGGGCTCAATCCAGGCGGAGCAGCTGCGGCCGGTGCTGGAGGGCGTGGCGCCGCTGTTCCGACTGAGGCCGGACGACCTGTATCTGAAGAAGGCCTACGTCGGCTTCGACGGGGACGCGCACTTCCGCTACGGCGTGCGGCGCAACGACGTCGACATCCTGGGCGGCGAGCTTCGCCTGCACGCGCGTGACGGCGCCGTGTTCGCCGTGAATACCAATGCGCGGGGAGACCTGTCCGCACCGGAGCGGGCCAGCATCCCCGCCGAGGTGGCCGTCAGCGCGGCGAAGAATGACCGCGCGTCTCCGCCGGGCGCCACGGCCAGCGGCGAGCCGCGGCTCGTCTACTGGCGCGACGGTGGCCAGCTCGTCCTGGCCTACGAGGTCCGCATCCAGGGCACGGGGGCGGATGGCGCACCGGTGGACGACTCGGTGCTCGTCAATGCACGCAATGGCGATGTCTTCGAGCACCTCCCGCGCATCCACTCCGCGCTGGTTCGCAGAGTCTTCGACGGGAATGGCGGCCCGGGGCGCGCCGAGGGCGAGGCGCCCGTCGCCAATGCCCTGGTCAACATCGCCTATGACCACCTGGGCGCCGTCTACCGTTGCTACAAGGAACTCTTCGGCCGCGAGTCGTATGACGGCGCGGGCGCGCCGCTCATCAGCACCGTGTACCGGAATCACCCGTACGTGAATGTCTTCTGGGACGGCACGCAGCTGGTGTTCGGTGACGCCGGAGGCCTGACGGATGACCAGCTCTCCCGCGCCGTGGACGTGGCGGCCCACGAGGTGACGCACGGCGTGACGGACGTCGAGTCGGGGCTCATCTACGCGGGAGAGGCCGGGGGCCTGAACGAGTCCATGTCCGACATCTTCGGCGCCGTGTGTGAGTGGCACAGCAAGGGCAAGGTCGTGGACGCCAACACCTGGCTCTTCGGCGAGGACATCTGGACGCCCGACATCCCCGGGGACGCCATCCGCTACATGCACAACCCCCAGCTGGATGGCAGCTCCCTGGACCACTACTCCGACTACACCTCGGGCACGGACGTGCACTACAGCTCGGGCATCTCCAACCTGGCCTTCTACCTGCTGTCGCAGGGCGGCCTCCATCCGCGCCTCCCCGGTCAGATTCCCGTGACGGGCATTGGCATCGAGAAGGCTGCGCGCATCTTCTACAAGGCGAACGTGGACCTCCTGCTGCCGTCGTCCAACTTCTGGTCGGCGTACGACGCCACGCAGCAGGCCGCGCTCCAGCTTGGCTACGACCTGGAGACCCGCGCCTCAATCACCCGGGCCTGGCGGGCCGTGGGGGTCGGCTTCATCGACATTCCGCCGGAGCCCGAAATCGAGAAGGACCACCCCATCATCCTGGCCGGCGCGTTCGGCTCTCAGATGAGATTCCTGGCGAATGTTCCCGAAGGCGTCAGGAACCTGAAGTTCACCATCACCGGGGGCACGGGCGACGCCGACCTGTACGTGCGCTTTGGCATTTCCCCCTCGACCACCGTCTACGACTGCCGTCCGTACAAGACGGGCAACGAGGAGGAATGCCTGTTCCCGGCTCCGGCCGCGGGACGCTGGTGGGTGATGGTCCGGGGCTTCAGCGCCTACTCCGGGGTGACGCTGAAGATGACCTGGGAGGGCGGCTACGTGCCGCTGGAGCCCGGCGTCGAAGTCACCGGGCTGGCCGGAGACCCGGGCTCGTCACGCGTCTTCACCGTCCAGGTTCCGGAGCGCGAGGACGGCGGGGAGCGCAACGTCCATGTCCGGCTGCGGGGGGCGGGGAACGCGGACCTCTACGTCCAGCGGGCCGCGGCGCCGACGCCGAGCGCCTATGACTGCCGCGGCATGAACGAGCACAGCACGGAGAACTGCAACCTCAACGGCGTCGCGCCGGGCAAGTACTACGTCGAGGTGTTCGGCGCGAGAGAGGGCTATTGGGACGGCTCGCTCCTCGTCACGTACGACTGA
- a CDS encoding RNA polymerase sigma factor: protein MQADARDALEQRIHQHCQEGDVGRAVEEALAGYGAELMRLLGSLLKDRERAREAYAIFSETLLMDLPSFRWESSFRTWAHRVARNVAYRMAAAPSGREVPVSHGAFDHHAHQDWSRTRPWLRTDVKERIRALRSQLEPYEQTLLELRIDRRMSWTDVAKRLADPDEAMSSEALARKSAVLRQQFQRIKARLRALAREAELISRESTPA, encoded by the coding sequence ATGCAGGCCGACGCGCGCGACGCATTGGAGCAGCGAATCCACCAGCACTGCCAGGAAGGCGACGTGGGGCGCGCCGTCGAGGAGGCCCTGGCCGGGTACGGGGCGGAGCTCATGCGGTTGCTCGGCTCCCTGTTGAAGGACCGGGAGCGCGCGCGGGAGGCCTACGCCATCTTCAGCGAGACGCTGCTGATGGACCTGCCGTCCTTCCGCTGGGAGAGCTCCTTCCGGACGTGGGCCCACCGCGTTGCTCGCAACGTGGCCTACCGGATGGCCGCCGCGCCGTCCGGCCGCGAGGTGCCGGTGAGCCATGGCGCCTTCGACCACCACGCCCACCAGGACTGGTCCCGCACGCGCCCGTGGCTGCGGACGGACGTCAAGGAGCGCATCCGCGCGCTGCGCTCGCAGCTGGAGCCCTACGAGCAGACGCTGCTGGAGCTGCGCATCGACCGGCGCATGTCGTGGACGGACGTGGCGAAGCGGCTCGCGGACCCGGATGAGGCGATGTCCTCCGAGGCGCTCGCCCGGAAGTCGGCCGTGCTGCGCCAGCAGTTCCAGCGCATCAAGGCCCGGCTCCGCGCCCTCGCGCGCGAGGCGGAGCTCATCTCCCGCGAGTCCACTCCCGCCTGA
- a CDS encoding phosphoribosylanthranilate isomerase has product MSVRVKVCGVTRLEDAKAAWDAGVDALGLNFYAKSPRCVDVATAARLAATRPPLGTVVGVFVNAPADDIRAKVRECGLTAVQLHGDEPPEACSGYGVPVIKALRVRGPEDVARAREYMGVGDVAGLLLDGAAPGYGGGGVGFDWSLVASLAGSGVPVLVAGGLKPSNVAEAVRATRPYGVDVASGVESAPGIKDQDAVRAFVRLAKSINLWE; this is encoded by the coding sequence ATGAGCGTCCGCGTGAAGGTCTGCGGAGTCACCCGCCTCGAAGACGCGAAGGCCGCGTGGGATGCGGGCGTGGACGCGCTCGGCCTCAACTTCTACGCGAAGTCCCCTCGCTGCGTGGACGTCGCCACGGCGGCGCGGCTCGCGGCCACACGCCCTCCCCTGGGCACCGTGGTGGGCGTGTTCGTCAACGCGCCCGCCGACGACATCCGGGCGAAGGTGCGCGAGTGCGGCCTCACGGCCGTGCAGCTCCACGGAGACGAGCCACCGGAGGCCTGCTCGGGCTACGGCGTGCCGGTCATCAAGGCGCTGCGCGTGCGCGGGCCGGAAGACGTGGCGCGGGCTCGCGAGTACATGGGCGTGGGTGACGTGGCGGGGCTGCTGTTGGATGGAGCGGCTCCGGGGTACGGCGGCGGAGGCGTGGGCTTCGACTGGTCGCTGGTGGCCTCACTCGCGGGCAGCGGCGTGCCCGTGCTGGTGGCCGGCGGCCTGAAGCCCTCCAACGTGGCCGAGGCGGTGCGGGCGACGCGGCCGTACGGTGTGGATGTGGCCAGTGGGGTGGAGTCGGCCCCCGGCATCAAGGACCAGGACGCGGTGCGCGCCTTCGTGCGGCTCGCGAAGTCCATCAACCTCTGGGAGTAG
- the trpD gene encoding anthranilate phosphoribosyltransferase: MTLKDALGKVVGRRDLTREEMARIMGLMLAGEASPAQVGALATALKMKGETEDEILGAAEAMRACAAKLAPKAEVVLDTCGTGGDGAHTFNISTAVAFVAAGAGVTVAKHGNRAVSSRCGSADVLAALGVSMERPHERVARDIDEHGVGFLFAPSHHSALKHVAQARRDLGFHSVFNLLGPLTNPAGARYQLLGTFDGRRVEQTARVLGRLGSRRAWVVHGDDGLDEISPCAPTQVAELREDGTVTTFTVRPEDAGLEVVARESIAGGDADQNAQRLRSLLDGERSGLRTAVLLNASAALVVVGLASDLRDGVRKAEHAIDSGAALRKLNALVHGAVS, encoded by the coding sequence ATGACGCTCAAGGATGCGCTGGGCAAGGTGGTAGGCCGGCGCGACCTCACCCGCGAGGAGATGGCCCGCATCATGGGCCTGATGCTCGCGGGAGAGGCGTCGCCTGCCCAGGTGGGCGCGCTCGCGACGGCGCTCAAGATGAAGGGCGAGACGGAGGACGAAATCCTCGGCGCGGCGGAGGCCATGCGGGCCTGCGCGGCGAAGCTCGCTCCGAAGGCGGAGGTGGTGCTCGACACGTGCGGCACGGGCGGTGACGGGGCGCACACCTTCAACATCTCCACCGCGGTGGCCTTCGTGGCCGCCGGGGCGGGGGTGACGGTGGCCAAGCACGGCAACCGCGCCGTCTCCAGCCGCTGCGGCAGCGCGGACGTGCTGGCGGCGCTGGGTGTCTCCATGGAGCGCCCGCACGAGCGTGTCGCGCGCGACATCGACGAGCACGGCGTGGGCTTCCTCTTCGCGCCCTCGCACCACAGTGCGCTCAAGCACGTGGCGCAGGCGCGGCGGGACTTGGGCTTCCACAGCGTGTTCAACCTGCTGGGTCCGCTGACGAACCCGGCCGGTGCGCGCTACCAGTTGTTGGGCACCTTCGACGGCAGGCGCGTGGAGCAGACGGCGCGCGTGCTGGGGCGCCTGGGCAGCCGCCGCGCGTGGGTGGTGCACGGGGACGACGGGCTGGACGAAATCTCGCCGTGCGCGCCCACGCAGGTGGCGGAGCTGCGCGAGGACGGCACCGTGACGACGTTCACGGTGAGGCCGGAGGACGCGGGGCTGGAGGTGGTGGCTCGCGAGTCCATCGCCGGTGGCGACGCGGACCAGAACGCGCAGCGGCTGCGCTCGCTGCTGGACGGTGAGCGCTCGGGGCTGCGCACGGCGGTGCTGCTCAACGCGTCGGCGGCGCTGGTGGTGGTGGGGCTGGCGTCCGACTTGCGCGACGGCGTGCGGAAGGCGGAGCACGCCATCGACTCGGGAGCGGCGCTGCGCAAGCTGAACGCGCTCGTGCACGGGGCCGTGTCGTGA
- a CDS encoding indole-3-glycerol phosphate synthase TrpC has product MARKRRELAVRPPMAPRPRPASRDFAGALVAKVPGRPVSVIAEVKRKSPSGGAFPHADVVAVARAYEAAGASAISVLTDGPDFGGSLEDLVAVRAAVSVPVLRKDFLVAAREVEESALWGADAVLLIADALEDGELREMLATARQVKVAALVEAHMEAHAERALAAGAELVGINNRNLATLKTDTGTALRVMPKLRSRARALVAESGLKTLADLLAAREAGADSVLVGESLLREAEPGRALRRLIGAEGSV; this is encoded by the coding sequence ATGGCGCGCAAGCGCCGGGAGCTGGCCGTGCGTCCGCCCATGGCGCCGCGCCCGCGTCCGGCGTCGCGAGACTTCGCGGGGGCCCTGGTGGCGAAGGTGCCGGGGCGTCCGGTGAGTGTCATCGCGGAGGTGAAGCGCAAGAGTCCCTCGGGCGGCGCGTTTCCGCACGCGGACGTGGTGGCGGTGGCGCGGGCCTATGAAGCGGCCGGTGCCAGCGCCATCAGCGTGCTGACGGACGGGCCGGACTTCGGCGGCAGCCTGGAAGACCTGGTGGCGGTGCGGGCGGCGGTGTCCGTCCCGGTGCTGCGCAAGGACTTCCTGGTGGCCGCGCGCGAGGTGGAGGAGAGCGCGCTGTGGGGTGCGGACGCGGTGCTGCTCATCGCGGACGCGCTCGAGGACGGCGAGCTGCGGGAGATGCTCGCCACCGCGCGGCAGGTGAAGGTGGCCGCGCTGGTGGAGGCGCACATGGAGGCGCACGCCGAGCGCGCGCTGGCCGCGGGCGCGGAACTGGTGGGCATCAACAACCGCAACCTCGCCACGCTGAAGACGGACACGGGCACGGCGCTGCGGGTGATGCCGAAGCTGCGCTCCCGTGCGCGCGCACTGGTGGCGGAGAGCGGGCTCAAGACGCTGGCGGACCTGCTGGCCGCGCGCGAGGCGGGCGCGGACTCCGTGCTGGTGGGCGAGTCCCTGCTGCGTGAGGCGGAGCCCGGACGGGCACTGAGGCGACTCATCGGCGCGGAGGGCTCCGTATGA
- the aroF gene encoding 3-deoxy-7-phosphoheptulonate synthase encodes MLIVMRPDATAQDIERVNDEIRRRGWQPHAIPGGTRTAIGITGNPGAVEPEPFRVLPGVADAVAISQPFKLVSREVKPDNTQLNIGGLTIGGAAFHVIAGPCSVESREQILSTAHAVKKAGATMLRGGAFKPRTSPYEFQGLKGDGLALLAEARQETGLLVTTEVKDTATLDAVAEHTDILQIGARNMQNFSLLEAVGERRKPVLLKRGMSATIKELLMAAEYIVARGNTQVILCERGIRTFETMTRNTLDLNAVPMLKALSHLPVFVDPSHGIGVRKAVPAMMRAATAVGADGIIVEVHPDPPRAKSDGAQSLDFSEFEKSMNEVRAIAQAMGREVVRLG; translated from the coding sequence ATGTTGATCGTGATGCGACCCGACGCGACGGCCCAGGACATCGAGCGTGTGAACGACGAGATCCGCCGTCGTGGTTGGCAACCGCACGCGATTCCAGGGGGAACCCGCACTGCCATCGGCATCACCGGCAACCCGGGCGCCGTCGAGCCGGAGCCCTTCCGCGTCCTTCCTGGCGTCGCTGACGCCGTTGCGATTTCCCAGCCGTTCAAGCTCGTCAGCCGCGAGGTGAAGCCGGACAACACGCAGCTGAACATCGGCGGCCTCACCATCGGCGGCGCGGCGTTCCACGTCATCGCCGGTCCCTGCTCCGTGGAGTCGCGCGAGCAGATTCTCTCCACCGCCCACGCGGTGAAGAAGGCGGGCGCCACCATGCTGCGCGGCGGCGCGTTCAAGCCCCGCACCAGCCCCTACGAGTTCCAGGGCCTCAAGGGTGACGGCCTCGCGCTGCTCGCCGAGGCGCGCCAGGAGACGGGCCTGCTCGTCACCACCGAGGTGAAGGACACCGCCACGCTGGACGCGGTCGCCGAGCACACCGACATCCTCCAGATTGGCGCGCGCAACATGCAGAACTTCAGCCTCCTGGAGGCGGTGGGCGAGCGCCGCAAGCCGGTGCTCCTCAAGCGCGGCATGAGCGCCACCATCAAGGAGTTGCTGATGGCGGCCGAGTACATCGTCGCCCGCGGCAACACGCAGGTCATCCTCTGCGAGCGCGGCATCCGCACCTTCGAGACGATGACGCGCAACACGCTGGACCTCAACGCGGTGCCCATGCTGAAGGCGCTCTCGCACCTGCCCGTCTTCGTGGACCCCTCGCACGGCATCGGCGTGCGCAAGGCGGTGCCGGCGATGATGCGCGCGGCGACGGCGGTGGGAGCCGACGGCATCATCGTCGAGGTCCATCCGGATCCGCCGCGCGCCAAGTCGGACGGCGCCCAGTCGCTGGACTTCTCCGAGTTCGAGAAGTCCATGAACGAGGTCCGCGCCATCGCCCAGGCGATGGGCCGCGAAGTCGTGAGACTGGGATAG
- a CDS encoding NAD(P)/FAD-dependent oxidoreductase, with the protein MSNPDVIVVGAGLAGLACTRALVSARLKVLLLDSADAPGGRVRTDAHEGFLLDRGFQVYLTAYPEGRRALELQALGLCRFIPGAKVWRDGRLHPVTDPLRRPVEALSHLFGGPGTFGDKLRVLELRQAVVSGELEDLWQRPERSAWRYLGELGFTEDMLEGFLRPFFAGIFLERELATSSRFLEFVFRMFATGDTVVPERGMGAIPEQLAAKLPSGVLRLHAPVADAWGHRVRLEDGEVIEAKAVVVAADAPGALSLLPGLPPHPMNRATCLYFAAPEPPVRGPWLLLNGEGRGVVNNVAVMSEVSQAYAPPGQALVSVSVVGATPALGSLEARVREELTVWFGGAVSAWRHLRTYVIPNALPAQPPAALEPPRRAVRLSPGLYVCGDHRDNGSIDGALGSGRRAAEAVLMDLGR; encoded by the coding sequence GTGTCGAACCCGGACGTCATCGTCGTGGGAGCGGGGCTGGCCGGGCTGGCGTGCACCCGGGCGCTCGTCTCGGCGCGGCTGAAGGTGCTGCTACTCGACAGTGCGGACGCACCAGGAGGCCGGGTTCGCACGGACGCCCATGAGGGCTTCCTCCTCGACCGGGGCTTCCAGGTGTACCTCACCGCCTACCCGGAGGGCCGCCGGGCGCTGGAGCTCCAGGCGCTCGGGCTGTGCCGCTTCATTCCGGGTGCAAAGGTATGGCGTGACGGGCGGCTGCATCCCGTGACGGACCCGTTGCGCAGGCCGGTGGAGGCGCTGTCGCACCTGTTCGGCGGGCCCGGGACGTTCGGCGACAAGCTGCGCGTGCTGGAGCTCCGGCAGGCGGTGGTGTCCGGCGAGCTGGAGGACTTGTGGCAGCGCCCGGAGCGCTCCGCGTGGAGGTACCTGGGCGAGCTGGGCTTCACGGAGGACATGCTGGAGGGCTTCTTGCGGCCCTTCTTCGCGGGCATCTTCCTGGAGCGCGAGCTGGCCACTTCGAGCCGCTTCCTGGAGTTCGTCTTCCGCATGTTCGCCACCGGCGACACGGTGGTGCCGGAGCGCGGCATGGGCGCCATTCCGGAGCAGCTCGCCGCGAAGCTGCCCTCGGGCGTGCTGCGGCTGCACGCGCCGGTGGCGGATGCTTGGGGCCACCGCGTGCGGCTGGAGGATGGCGAGGTGATTGAGGCAAAGGCGGTGGTGGTGGCGGCGGACGCGCCGGGCGCGCTGTCGCTGCTGCCCGGCCTGCCTCCGCACCCGATGAACCGGGCGACGTGTCTGTATTTCGCCGCGCCGGAGCCGCCGGTGCGCGGGCCGTGGCTGCTGCTCAACGGAGAGGGGCGCGGCGTGGTGAACAACGTGGCGGTGATGAGCGAGGTGTCCCAGGCCTATGCGCCCCCGGGACAGGCGCTGGTGTCCGTGTCCGTGGTGGGGGCGACTCCGGCGCTGGGGTCCCTGGAAGCGCGGGTGCGTGAGGAATTGACTGTCTGGTTTGGCGGTGCCGTGTCCGCGTGGCGGCACCTGCGCACGTATGTCATTCCTAATGCGCTGCCCGCGCAGCCGCCCGCGGCGCTGGAGCCTCCGCGCCGCGCGGTGCGGCTGTCTCCCGGGCTGTATGTCTGCGGAGACCACCGCGACAACGGCTCCATCGACGGAGCGCTGGGCTCCGGCCGGCGCGCGGCGGAGGCGGTGCTGATGGACCTGGGGCGATGA